Proteins from a genomic interval of Cucumis melo cultivar AY chromosome 7, USDA_Cmelo_AY_1.0, whole genome shotgun sequence:
- the LOC103494471 gene encoding probable isoaspartyl peptidase/L-asparaginase 3 isoform X4, which produces MERFGLDSKDRLRASALLLILLFQVTERVAGASSLYPLVVSTWPFLEAVERAWSAANNGYSAVDSVVEGCSACEELRCDGTVGPGGSPDENGETTIDAMVMDGVTMEVGAVAAMRYIKDGIKAARLVMRHTGHTLLVGEKASAFSISMGLPGPTDLSSPESIEKWNKWKENNCQPNFWKNVVPANSCGPYHSNGLLLAAETTCLGDGPRRAVELRSNHFGLHSHDTISMAVIDKFGHIAVGTSTNGATFKIPGRVGDGPIAGSSAYVDSDIGACGATGDGDIMMRFLPCYQVVESMRLGMMPKDAAKDAISRIARKFPDFVGAIFAVNKNGTHAGACHGWTFQYSVRSPEMHSAKVWFWL; this is translated from the exons ATGGAACGTTTTGGCCTTGATTCAAAGGATCGGCTTCGAGCTTCCGCCTTGCTGCTTATATTGCTTTTTCAG GTGACTGAACGTGTAGCTGGAGCGTCGAGCTTGTACCCTTTGGTCGTAAGCACATGGCCCTTTTTGGAGGCTGTTGAAAGGGCATGGAGTGCGGCTAATAATGGGTATTCAGCAGTTGATTCTGTTGTAGAAGGATGTTCTGCCTGTGAAGAACTGAGATGTGATGGTACAG TTGGTCCAGGTGGGAGCCCGGATGAAAATGGAGAAACAACAATTGATGCCATGGTTATGGATGGG GTGACGATGGAAGTTGGAGCTGTAGCTGCCATGAGGTATATTAAGGATGGTATAAAAGCTGCAAGGTTAGTGATGAGACATACTGGACACACTTTACTCGTTGGAGAGAAGGCCTCTGCTTTCTCCATTTCAATGGGTCTACCTGGACCCACAGATCTTAGCTCGCCGGAGTCGATAGAAAAGTGGAATAAATGGAAAGAAAACAATTGCCAACCTAATTTTTGGAAAAATGTGGTGCCTGCCAATAGCTGTGGCCCTTACCACTCTAATGGCCTTCTGCTAGCTGCTGAAACAACATGTCTGGGAGATGGTCCAAGGAGAGCCGTTGAATTAAGGTCAAATCATTTTGGTCTTCACAGTCACGATACCATTTCGATGGCAGTAATTGATAAG TTTGGGCACATTGCTGTTGGAACATCCACCAATGGGGCCACCTTCAAGATCCCAGGCAG GGTGGGTGATGGTCCTATAGCAGGATCTTCAGCATATGTGGATAGTGATATCGGTGCGTGTGGAGCAACTGGGGATGGCGACATCATGATGCGTTTCCTGCCATG CTACCAAGTTGTCGAGAGTATGCGATTGGGGATGATGCCGAAGGATGCTGCTAAAGATGCCATATCAAGGATTGCAAGGAAATTCCCTGACTTTGTTGGAGCTATATTTGCTGTTAACAAAAATGGTACTCATGCCGGTGCTTGCCATGGATGGACATTCCAATACTCAGTTCGAAGCCCAGAAATGCATAGCGCCAAG GTATGGTTTTGGCTCTAA
- the LOC103494471 gene encoding probable isoaspartyl peptidase/L-asparaginase 3 isoform X5, producing MERFGLDSKDRLRASALLLILLFQVTERVAGASSLYPLVVSTWPFLEAVERAWSAANNGYSAVDSVVEGCSACEELRCDVGPGGSPDENGETTIDAMVMDGVTMEVGAVAAMRYIKDGIKAARLVMRHTGHTLLVGEKASAFSISMGLPGPTDLSSPESIEKWNKWKENNCQPNFWKNVVPANSCGPYHSNGLLLAAETTCLGDGPRRAVELRSNHFGLHSHDTISMAVIDKFGHIAVGTSTNGATFKIPGRVGDGPIAGSSAYVDSDIGACGATGDGDIMMRFLPCYQVVESMRLGMMPKDAAKDAISRIARKFPDFVGAIFAVNKNGTHAGACHGWTFQYSVRSPEMHSAKVFTVLP from the exons ATGGAACGTTTTGGCCTTGATTCAAAGGATCGGCTTCGAGCTTCCGCCTTGCTGCTTATATTGCTTTTTCAG GTGACTGAACGTGTAGCTGGAGCGTCGAGCTTGTACCCTTTGGTCGTAAGCACATGGCCCTTTTTGGAGGCTGTTGAAAGGGCATGGAGTGCGGCTAATAATGGGTATTCAGCAGTTGATTCTGTTGTAGAAGGATGTTCTGCCTGTGAAGAACTGAGATGTGATG TTGGTCCAGGTGGGAGCCCGGATGAAAATGGAGAAACAACAATTGATGCCATGGTTATGGATGGG GTGACGATGGAAGTTGGAGCTGTAGCTGCCATGAGGTATATTAAGGATGGTATAAAAGCTGCAAGGTTAGTGATGAGACATACTGGACACACTTTACTCGTTGGAGAGAAGGCCTCTGCTTTCTCCATTTCAATGGGTCTACCTGGACCCACAGATCTTAGCTCGCCGGAGTCGATAGAAAAGTGGAATAAATGGAAAGAAAACAATTGCCAACCTAATTTTTGGAAAAATGTGGTGCCTGCCAATAGCTGTGGCCCTTACCACTCTAATGGCCTTCTGCTAGCTGCTGAAACAACATGTCTGGGAGATGGTCCAAGGAGAGCCGTTGAATTAAGGTCAAATCATTTTGGTCTTCACAGTCACGATACCATTTCGATGGCAGTAATTGATAAG TTTGGGCACATTGCTGTTGGAACATCCACCAATGGGGCCACCTTCAAGATCCCAGGCAG GGTGGGTGATGGTCCTATAGCAGGATCTTCAGCATATGTGGATAGTGATATCGGTGCGTGTGGAGCAACTGGGGATGGCGACATCATGATGCGTTTCCTGCCATG CTACCAAGTTGTCGAGAGTATGCGATTGGGGATGATGCCGAAGGATGCTGCTAAAGATGCCATATCAAGGATTGCAAGGAAATTCCCTGACTTTGTTGGAGCTATATTTGCTGTTAACAAAAATGGTACTCATGCCGGTGCTTGCCATGGATGGACATTCCAATACTCAGTTCGAAGCCCAGAAATGCATAGCGCCAAGGTTTTCACTGTACTTCCTTGA
- the LOC103494471 gene encoding probable isoaspartyl peptidase/L-asparaginase 3 isoform X2, which produces MERFGLDSKDRLRASALLLILLFQVTERVAGASSLYPLVVSTWPFLEAVERAWSAANNGYSAVDSVVEGCSACEELRCDVGPGGSPDENGETTIDAMVMDGVTMEVGAVAAMRYIKDGIKAARLVMRHTGHTLLVGEKASAFSISMGLPGPTDLSSPESIEKWNKWKENNCQPNFWKNVVPANSCGPYHSNGLLLAAETTCLGDGPRRAVELRSNHFGLHSHDTISMAVIDKFGHIAVGTSTNGATFKIPGRVGDGPIAGSSAYVDSDIGACGATGDGDIMMRFLPCYQVVESMRLGMMPKDAAKDAISRIARKFPDFVGAIFAVNKNGTHAGACHGWTFQYSVRSPEMHSAKYICFVVGQQIDNITNLMKSLHNSLKKGE; this is translated from the exons ATGGAACGTTTTGGCCTTGATTCAAAGGATCGGCTTCGAGCTTCCGCCTTGCTGCTTATATTGCTTTTTCAG GTGACTGAACGTGTAGCTGGAGCGTCGAGCTTGTACCCTTTGGTCGTAAGCACATGGCCCTTTTTGGAGGCTGTTGAAAGGGCATGGAGTGCGGCTAATAATGGGTATTCAGCAGTTGATTCTGTTGTAGAAGGATGTTCTGCCTGTGAAGAACTGAGATGTGATG TTGGTCCAGGTGGGAGCCCGGATGAAAATGGAGAAACAACAATTGATGCCATGGTTATGGATGGG GTGACGATGGAAGTTGGAGCTGTAGCTGCCATGAGGTATATTAAGGATGGTATAAAAGCTGCAAGGTTAGTGATGAGACATACTGGACACACTTTACTCGTTGGAGAGAAGGCCTCTGCTTTCTCCATTTCAATGGGTCTACCTGGACCCACAGATCTTAGCTCGCCGGAGTCGATAGAAAAGTGGAATAAATGGAAAGAAAACAATTGCCAACCTAATTTTTGGAAAAATGTGGTGCCTGCCAATAGCTGTGGCCCTTACCACTCTAATGGCCTTCTGCTAGCTGCTGAAACAACATGTCTGGGAGATGGTCCAAGGAGAGCCGTTGAATTAAGGTCAAATCATTTTGGTCTTCACAGTCACGATACCATTTCGATGGCAGTAATTGATAAG TTTGGGCACATTGCTGTTGGAACATCCACCAATGGGGCCACCTTCAAGATCCCAGGCAG GGTGGGTGATGGTCCTATAGCAGGATCTTCAGCATATGTGGATAGTGATATCGGTGCGTGTGGAGCAACTGGGGATGGCGACATCATGATGCGTTTCCTGCCATG CTACCAAGTTGTCGAGAGTATGCGATTGGGGATGATGCCGAAGGATGCTGCTAAAGATGCCATATCAAGGATTGCAAGGAAATTCCCTGACTTTGTTGGAGCTATATTTGCTGTTAACAAAAATGGTACTCATGCCGGTGCTTGCCATGGATGGACATTCCAATACTCAGTTCGAAGCCCAGAAATGCATAGCGCCAAG tatatatGCTTCGTAGTCGGCCAACAAATCGACAATATTACAAATCTTATGAAAAGCTTACACAACTCCCTAAAGAAAGGCGAATAG
- the LOC103494472 gene encoding transcription factor DUO1-like, whose product MERQKGIVMKKGPWTAEEDEILINYVNKFGPRDWSSLRSKGLLPRTGKSCRLRWVNRLQPNLKTGCKFTADEERVVIELQAQFGNKWAKIATYLEGRTDNDVKNFWSTRRKRLERILQTPQQKSQKNKQRSLESQRLHEMPVLEVPSSSSSQPDERSSTWKDHFKNAFQLENSEMHKMATLSVQSSMLTMENENEIFGTSTIHMVAPFDPFSHCCISQFAQSSQEIGMFPDCHELVPNHIPCNVQDVFEPGETLETNNSLQFMSNSMPTEQEIKAESSLEVKNENLYYATPDDCFDDITADLFDFFDRSPPSLN is encoded by the exons ATGGAAAGACAAAAAGGAATTGTCATGAAGAAAGGGCCATGGACGGCTGAAGAAGATGAGATTCTGATCAACTATGTCAATAAGTTTGGTCCAAGAGACTGGAGCTCCCTTCGATCCAAAGGTCTTCTTCCCCGGACTGGAAAATCCTGCCGGCTACGTTGGGTTAATCGACTTCAACCCAACTTGAAGAC AGGATGCAAGTTTACGGCAGATGAAGAGAGGGTGGTGATCGAATTACAGGCACAATTCGGGAACAAATGGGCGAAAATCGCAACGTATTTGGAGGGAAGGACAGATAATGATGTGAAGAATTTTTGGAGCACAAGAAGGAAGAGATTGGAAAGGATTTTGCAAACCCCACAACAGAAATCTCAGAAAAATAAACAGAGGAGTTTGGAATCTCAAAGACTCCACGAAATGCCTGTCTTGGAG GTTCCTAGCTCCAGCTCGTCTCAGCCGGATGAACGATCATCAACCTGGAAAGATCATTTCAAGAATGCTTTCCAATTAGAAAACTCAGAGATGCACAAAATGGCGACGCTATCAGTACAGTCAAGTATGCTTACtatggaaaatgaaaatgaaatatttgGGACTTCAACCATACACATGGTAGCACCCTTTGACCCTTTTTCTCATTGCTGCATCTCCCAATTCGCTCAATCCTCGCAAGAGATCGGAATGTTTCCTGACTGCCACGAACTGGTACCAAACCACATTCCATGCAATGTGCAAGACGTGTTTGAGCCAGGTGAGACTTTGGAAACAAACAATTCCCTGCAGTTCATGAGCAATTCAATGCCTACAGAACAAGAGATCAAAGCAGAAAGTAGTTTAGAAGTTAAGAATGAAAACCTTTACTATGCAACCCCAGATGATTGCTTTGATGATATCACAGCTGATCTATTTGACTTCTTTGATCGATCTCCTCCTTCATTGAACTAG
- the LOC103494471 gene encoding probable isoaspartyl peptidase/L-asparaginase 3 isoform X3, giving the protein MERFGLDSKDRLRASALLLILLFQVTERVAGASSLYPLVVSTWPFLEAVERAWSAANNGYSAVDSVVEGCSACEELRCDGTVGPGGSPDENGETTIDAMVMDGVTMEVGAVAAMRYIKDGIKAARLVMRHTGHTLLVGEKASAFSISMGLPGPTDLSSPESIEKWNKWKENNCQPNFWKNVVPANSCGPYHSNGLLLAAETTCLGDGPRRAVELRSNHFGLHSHDTISMAVIDKFGHIAVGTSTNGATFKIPGRVGDGPIAGSSAYVDSDIGACGATGDGDIMMRFLPCYQVVESMRLGMMPKDAAKDAISRIARKFPDFVGAIFAVNKNGTHAGACHGWTFQYSVRSPEMHSAKVFTVLP; this is encoded by the exons ATGGAACGTTTTGGCCTTGATTCAAAGGATCGGCTTCGAGCTTCCGCCTTGCTGCTTATATTGCTTTTTCAG GTGACTGAACGTGTAGCTGGAGCGTCGAGCTTGTACCCTTTGGTCGTAAGCACATGGCCCTTTTTGGAGGCTGTTGAAAGGGCATGGAGTGCGGCTAATAATGGGTATTCAGCAGTTGATTCTGTTGTAGAAGGATGTTCTGCCTGTGAAGAACTGAGATGTGATGGTACAG TTGGTCCAGGTGGGAGCCCGGATGAAAATGGAGAAACAACAATTGATGCCATGGTTATGGATGGG GTGACGATGGAAGTTGGAGCTGTAGCTGCCATGAGGTATATTAAGGATGGTATAAAAGCTGCAAGGTTAGTGATGAGACATACTGGACACACTTTACTCGTTGGAGAGAAGGCCTCTGCTTTCTCCATTTCAATGGGTCTACCTGGACCCACAGATCTTAGCTCGCCGGAGTCGATAGAAAAGTGGAATAAATGGAAAGAAAACAATTGCCAACCTAATTTTTGGAAAAATGTGGTGCCTGCCAATAGCTGTGGCCCTTACCACTCTAATGGCCTTCTGCTAGCTGCTGAAACAACATGTCTGGGAGATGGTCCAAGGAGAGCCGTTGAATTAAGGTCAAATCATTTTGGTCTTCACAGTCACGATACCATTTCGATGGCAGTAATTGATAAG TTTGGGCACATTGCTGTTGGAACATCCACCAATGGGGCCACCTTCAAGATCCCAGGCAG GGTGGGTGATGGTCCTATAGCAGGATCTTCAGCATATGTGGATAGTGATATCGGTGCGTGTGGAGCAACTGGGGATGGCGACATCATGATGCGTTTCCTGCCATG CTACCAAGTTGTCGAGAGTATGCGATTGGGGATGATGCCGAAGGATGCTGCTAAAGATGCCATATCAAGGATTGCAAGGAAATTCCCTGACTTTGTTGGAGCTATATTTGCTGTTAACAAAAATGGTACTCATGCCGGTGCTTGCCATGGATGGACATTCCAATACTCAGTTCGAAGCCCAGAAATGCATAGCGCCAAGGTTTTCACTGTACTTCCTTGA
- the LOC103494471 gene encoding probable isoaspartyl peptidase/L-asparaginase 3 isoform X1, whose product MERFGLDSKDRLRASALLLILLFQVTERVAGASSLYPLVVSTWPFLEAVERAWSAANNGYSAVDSVVEGCSACEELRCDGTVGPGGSPDENGETTIDAMVMDGVTMEVGAVAAMRYIKDGIKAARLVMRHTGHTLLVGEKASAFSISMGLPGPTDLSSPESIEKWNKWKENNCQPNFWKNVVPANSCGPYHSNGLLLAAETTCLGDGPRRAVELRSNHFGLHSHDTISMAVIDKFGHIAVGTSTNGATFKIPGRVGDGPIAGSSAYVDSDIGACGATGDGDIMMRFLPCYQVVESMRLGMMPKDAAKDAISRIARKFPDFVGAIFAVNKNGTHAGACHGWTFQYSVRSPEMHSAKYICFVVGQQIDNITNLMKSLHNSLKKGE is encoded by the exons ATGGAACGTTTTGGCCTTGATTCAAAGGATCGGCTTCGAGCTTCCGCCTTGCTGCTTATATTGCTTTTTCAG GTGACTGAACGTGTAGCTGGAGCGTCGAGCTTGTACCCTTTGGTCGTAAGCACATGGCCCTTTTTGGAGGCTGTTGAAAGGGCATGGAGTGCGGCTAATAATGGGTATTCAGCAGTTGATTCTGTTGTAGAAGGATGTTCTGCCTGTGAAGAACTGAGATGTGATGGTACAG TTGGTCCAGGTGGGAGCCCGGATGAAAATGGAGAAACAACAATTGATGCCATGGTTATGGATGGG GTGACGATGGAAGTTGGAGCTGTAGCTGCCATGAGGTATATTAAGGATGGTATAAAAGCTGCAAGGTTAGTGATGAGACATACTGGACACACTTTACTCGTTGGAGAGAAGGCCTCTGCTTTCTCCATTTCAATGGGTCTACCTGGACCCACAGATCTTAGCTCGCCGGAGTCGATAGAAAAGTGGAATAAATGGAAAGAAAACAATTGCCAACCTAATTTTTGGAAAAATGTGGTGCCTGCCAATAGCTGTGGCCCTTACCACTCTAATGGCCTTCTGCTAGCTGCTGAAACAACATGTCTGGGAGATGGTCCAAGGAGAGCCGTTGAATTAAGGTCAAATCATTTTGGTCTTCACAGTCACGATACCATTTCGATGGCAGTAATTGATAAG TTTGGGCACATTGCTGTTGGAACATCCACCAATGGGGCCACCTTCAAGATCCCAGGCAG GGTGGGTGATGGTCCTATAGCAGGATCTTCAGCATATGTGGATAGTGATATCGGTGCGTGTGGAGCAACTGGGGATGGCGACATCATGATGCGTTTCCTGCCATG CTACCAAGTTGTCGAGAGTATGCGATTGGGGATGATGCCGAAGGATGCTGCTAAAGATGCCATATCAAGGATTGCAAGGAAATTCCCTGACTTTGTTGGAGCTATATTTGCTGTTAACAAAAATGGTACTCATGCCGGTGCTTGCCATGGATGGACATTCCAATACTCAGTTCGAAGCCCAGAAATGCATAGCGCCAAG tatatatGCTTCGTAGTCGGCCAACAAATCGACAATATTACAAATCTTATGAAAAGCTTACACAACTCCCTAAAGAAAGGCGAATAG
- the LOC103494471 gene encoding probable isoaspartyl peptidase/L-asparaginase 3 isoform X6, which yields MEVGAVAAMRYIKDGIKAARLVMRHTGHTLLVGEKASAFSISMGLPGPTDLSSPESIEKWNKWKENNCQPNFWKNVVPANSCGPYHSNGLLLAAETTCLGDGPRRAVELRSNHFGLHSHDTISMAVIDKFGHIAVGTSTNGATFKIPGRVGDGPIAGSSAYVDSDIGACGATGDGDIMMRFLPCYQVVESMRLGMMPKDAAKDAISRIARKFPDFVGAIFAVNKNGTHAGACHGWTFQYSVRSPEMHSAKVFTVLP from the exons ATGGAAGTTGGAGCTGTAGCTGCCATGAGGTATATTAAGGATGGTATAAAAGCTGCAAGGTTAGTGATGAGACATACTGGACACACTTTACTCGTTGGAGAGAAGGCCTCTGCTTTCTCCATTTCAATGGGTCTACCTGGACCCACAGATCTTAGCTCGCCGGAGTCGATAGAAAAGTGGAATAAATGGAAAGAAAACAATTGCCAACCTAATTTTTGGAAAAATGTGGTGCCTGCCAATAGCTGTGGCCCTTACCACTCTAATGGCCTTCTGCTAGCTGCTGAAACAACATGTCTGGGAGATGGTCCAAGGAGAGCCGTTGAATTAAGGTCAAATCATTTTGGTCTTCACAGTCACGATACCATTTCGATGGCAGTAATTGATAAG TTTGGGCACATTGCTGTTGGAACATCCACCAATGGGGCCACCTTCAAGATCCCAGGCAG GGTGGGTGATGGTCCTATAGCAGGATCTTCAGCATATGTGGATAGTGATATCGGTGCGTGTGGAGCAACTGGGGATGGCGACATCATGATGCGTTTCCTGCCATG CTACCAAGTTGTCGAGAGTATGCGATTGGGGATGATGCCGAAGGATGCTGCTAAAGATGCCATATCAAGGATTGCAAGGAAATTCCCTGACTTTGTTGGAGCTATATTTGCTGTTAACAAAAATGGTACTCATGCCGGTGCTTGCCATGGATGGACATTCCAATACTCAGTTCGAAGCCCAGAAATGCATAGCGCCAAGGTTTTCACTGTACTTCCTTGA